From the genome of Medicago truncatula cultivar Jemalong A17 chromosome 2, MtrunA17r5.0-ANR, whole genome shotgun sequence:
aattgttatattCACGAAATATCCGGATTGTAGATTTggtttgaaaatatataatgtGAGTAAACtatattttcaaatcaaataaaactgtTTCAGTAAAATTAGCTTggtttttaaatttgatataaatttgatttgattcgctttttttctttcttctcacgCACGCTAAAAAGTTGTTTCTTAATTACTCCCAAACCCCTATCTCATAACTATAAATATAGAGAAGCCCCTAAGGAGTTTTTGAAGGTAGAAACAAAGGTGAGACAAAAACAAGAGTTTTTCTGAAAGAGCTTATTTGGTATGCtctttacacttttttttctttcttcctttgtTATTTCTATTTCATGTTAGTTAGACTATGTTACTAATTACTCACAGCTTTACTCTATTATCTATATGCAAATTTTCTTGTTTCAATATGTAATAGCATCTATAATTAAACAATAGTGCACAATCAAATTTAAGGATCACTGTGTTTTCTTAGTTGTCGAAAGGAATCTTTGTTGGGAAGTATAGGATGTTTGTAGGATCTTATACCTTCTTTGCTTGTATTGCAAGTATCTCAATTGGAACAAATTATTAAAACCCTACttcttgttattatttttcatgcttttgtTATATAGATTTCCATGCCTTTGTCAAGAAAAATCAATGCCTCGCAATCTTAGActtaaaaaatgtgtatatttatATGTTGTATTGCTTATATCTGTTTACGTTGTCCTTGTTCTTTGTGTGTATTACTCGATGATTGACTTAAAAACTGtgtatatttatatgttttttcttctcatgtttttttttttccctttcagaTTTCAGAAGATGAATACTACACTGCCAGTTAAGAGGCAATTTGATGATAACAATTCCTTGAAAATCTCCAATAAGAAATCAAAGACATCgttgaacataaataaaaagcCAGGAAAATCAGCTGATAATTCATTTTCCATGCTGAGGAAAGAACTTGCATCGTTAAAAAAATCATTCGCGGAATGCAACGGACAACAAGTAGAAGAGAGGCGATTGCGGTCTATAAAGAGAGATATTGAGAAGTGCTGCGAAGAGCTAGAAAATATGGAGACCCAAGTTAAGGAATTTGAGACTGAAAAGAATATACTTGATGGTCAAGTAAATGAGTTTGAATCTAAAAAGGGTGAATTGGAAGGCCTATTGAGGGACTTTGAATCAGAAAAAACGAATTTCGAGAGACGACAAAAGGAGTttgaatcaaaagaaaaggaattcgAAATAAGAGTGATGGAGTTCCAATCAAAAGAAGAGGAATTTAAAGTTCAAGTGAAAGTACTTTTTGAAGCAAAGGAAGAGAAATTCGAAGTAAAAATGCAgcaatttgaaaatcaagttgAGGACAATCTCAAATCTGTCAAAGCACTCGAATTAAAAGAGAATCAGATTGAAGTACAAATCAAGGATCTTAAGTCAAAGCTGAATAATTTTGGTGGACAACCAAAGGAGCTTGAGTTGACAGAGAAACAAcatgatgaagaaaaagaatttgGTAAATGTTGCTATTCATCTTTCTTTTattgatgttgatatttttaataaccAGAtctatatattagttttttttgttaatgatgTTAATGCAGCATATCCTAGTCAAGTTGAAAAGCTTGTACAATTTCCATATCAAAcgcgcgcgcgcacacacactCATACACACACTGTCAAATTAATTTGGATTATACTTTTCACCCTTGAACATTTTTAGAATCTCTTAAGTGAAAAAAActcttgtatttttatccataaCTAAAGGGTTAAACCTAAAACTAATATGGTATTGCTAATGATAGATTAGTATATTAATGTACACTCATACACACACTACTCCAATGATTCAGTTAAGGTTTTATATCGACTTTAAACTGTTAGAATATATCTTTTTGAATTCCTATGATCACcttcattttttgttgtttctgtaAATATGATCAGAAAGCTTAACTATCTGCTATCTAAATATGCAGATACATCTTACATGGATGATGATGGAGCAAGTGAGGAAATTGACATTCTTGATAATTTGCGAGAATCATCAGATCCAGCAAAAATTGTTTTGGATATAATACTGAACCCCATTATCCCACTTCCTAAGAAAGGAGACAAAGCtgtgattattgatgatgaaaGCCGCATCTATCTGCTAGAAAAACTGATGACAATCTCACCAAATATTAAACCTTGTGTAAGAGATGAAGCATTGAAGCTAGCGCGTGAGTTGAAAGCTAACATGAAAGAAAATACTGAAAATTATTTGGAGGTTCTCGGATTTCTATTGATTTTGTCGATTTATGGATTGCATACttattttgatgaagatgaagtctAAAAGCTTTTTGGATCTGTTGCTGGATACAAGATGGCTGAAGAACTGTTTGAGACCCTCCATATTGGTTTTGCTAATTAAATTTATGGTATGTCTCTATGCATTGTTATGTTACATCATTCAATATCAAATCCATATTGCAATTTTGTATCTAATCATGTTTTGATGAAGTGAATTTTTCTTACACCTTGCAGATTTTGTTGAGAATCTTATCAAGATGGAGAAATTTGATTCAGTTACTTGGTTGAGAAGAATGAACAAGTTTTTGCAGTTGAAAAATGTAATGTAAAGAAATGTGATGTACTAGTGGAAACCTGCTAAATAGGATTAGACTACTATATTGTTGGCTTCTTAGACTTTCTTTCTcttgtattttaatttgttatgtaGAAACATGTTCATGAGTAATTTTTGcactcattttttattattataacgAAACCGGTCACCAATGATAAGTTCAAATACTGTTTGGACATGTTACATGTTTCTTAGTGTTAACGTTATACAACAAATACTCATAGCGGTTTGATATTCACCAAGGTAGAGATTGTTAGGTACGACTCATAGACAATGTCAAATACCCTTGCGTCAAATTTAGAGGGAAATTGTCGCGCTGTTGTTCTAAATAGTAAATTATTCAGTGACACAGGAATCGTGCAtggattattattattcaataatcacaCAACAACAATCTAAATAATCAGCAACTAATTATGAttccaaaagaagaagaaaaagaaaaagatattcaACTAgcagcatatatatatatggtagCTCCGAGGTAGCTAGCTACTTGAGCAAGCAGTTTAGAATTGGTTTGGTGTGTGAGGCTCTTCCATGAGCATTATGGCAGAAGGAGAAAACCTTCATCTTAGGAACAGCAGATCTTACATAAACACGATCAAATACAAGGTTGGAGCACCCCACATTTTGGTCGCAGTTCAAATTTATTGCCTTGTCTGTTAATGATGTTCCACTAATCCCTCTATATGTTACATCACTCACTTTGATTGCTTTAGTCTACACATAAcacattcaataaaaaaaaattgttacaagcTGTAGAAAGAATATAAATGGAATTGATGATTTATCTTGAGTTACCATGTTTCTGCAAACCATTTGATTAACACAATAAAATTGGTCAATCCAAATGGGGTTATGGGCTCgaacaaatttaatattttcaaaggtAATCCTCCTAGCAAATCCACCTCCACCCTGTTGCAAAATacaattgaaattgaaagattatatttaaaataaaataatttacataagTCATGTGACCAAAATTATATTACAGTAATAAAGAAGTTAATAATACTCATGGAGTTTGGTTccaattaaattaattactaCCTGCTTTGTCTTGATCCTTACTCCAGTTAACGTTTCAGTCAACGTACAATTTTTCACATGCACATCCTCTACAATATCGGTGTCTCCACGTGCCCCCAATGATCCAAtgctacaaaaatatatatatattttcttaattaaggTAAAGTAGCTAGaccattttaattaaaaataatcaaaattcaaacactCACTCAGTACTAACCTGATACCATGTCCTGGACCACATGTTATAGCAGTTATTTTGATTACTGATGATCCAGCACTAATAGCAATGCAATCATCACCTACAATTAACATGATTAGATAGAtacaaatcaataataataatatagattgaAATGAGTTGAAAACATTACCTGTTGCAATGAAAGAATTAAGTACTTGAATGTCTCTTGAGGCAGAAATATCAATGCCATCAGTATTAGGGCTCTCTCCAGGAGCAATTAAACGGATATTAGAGATAATTCCCTTTTTGCAGCTTGTTAGAGTTATATGGCTTCTTGCTGGATTAATACTTGTATATCCTTTTATTTGAAATCGATAGCATCTATTCAATGTTATTGCCTGTAACATGGTACTCTCAATTTTATTAACATGCATCAAGAAATATGTATGACTcctctaaaatttaattttgtattttgcaAGGATCAATATTACTTACTGTTGGTGGACGGCAACTTGTCCCctgaaaaagggaagaaaaaaaatcataaaaatgatgcaagtatatatatattactataaaagatatatatagtGTATTATTTAAGTAACAAAAGTTGAAATGTTATTAAGTTAAAAAAACTATAGTACTTACGGGTGGTGGATTTCCTATGCAAGGTTGTTTCCACCACATAGAGCCTCGACCATCAACAGTCCCTTTTCCACTTATAATTAAACCATTCACAAATGAGAAACCAATCCATGTGTTTATAGGGGATCCTGAATATTCCGATTTTGTTTTAGGTGCAATAATGTTCCCTGAAAGCTGAGTTCACAAAAGTAAGTACTAAATAGGTTACTTTAACTCAAAGACTTAGTTCTCAATTTAattcaaatcaaattataaaatactaGTCAACTGGAGATTGCTCTACTTTGTGGATTATTTTACTCCTTTTTTTATTCCATTGTACATTATTAACTATTCGTACCTTTAATGAATTATAAAGTGAGCTTTGACTTTTGAGTGGAAAATACCAACCAAAAAAAACTCACTTATGATCAATCACTCATGTCTATTTGAGAATTTATCTCTTCTGATATATGTTTTTTCATATATGCGATGATAATAAATTGAACCATAGACCAAATAGTTAAGAGACTAAAACATTTACCATTTGTGTCACAATGTATGTTTGATGATATCACTTTTTCATCCCTAGCAAATTATGACTTTAATAAACCATTTTCTTTTACAGATATGAATTTgttaaacttaaaatgcatTCCGTAAATAGATCTTTCCATTAATGGCGATGAATCATTTCATAACTCATTTATCTTGTTGTAGGGTACTTGTAGTGAGTACAATAGAGAAGCTCAGTTGAAAGGTTAACTAAATGATTAGAGTTTTTGTATCTGAACAGGTCATGTTTTGGGAATGATCTCAAAGGTGGTATTTATAGCTCTTTTGCGTCTTCTTTTGCGTAACAGCCTTTATGCAATTATTTGATCAATTACCTATAACATGGGGTACATATAGCCTATCTCTGTCCGAATATCCTTTCTAAAGATTCTGATCTGGTTGTTTTGAGAGATAAGGATGAGAGGACGACCTCACGGATTTAGGTGGCACCCTATATCCGCGACTTTTAGTCTTATCCAAATTATGGCGGTCCACATAGTATACTTTAGAAGAACTAAATTCTAAAGAAAGTAACACATGAATTATCAACGTTATATTGGTTAGAGTAGAATTAAACTTGAATCCCTTAAACAAAGTCTCAAGTTCAAACATTgtggatgaaaaaaaatatacttgaGAGGTGAGATCAACTTAAGTCTTAATGTGAATACTTGCCGGAAATAATAtggttataaaaataaaaaaataaaaaactaaaataacacATCAATTTTATCGAACTCCAACCTTTCAATGcattttgttgaatattttttgtttgtttgttggaGTATtggttgaaagttgaaacagtACTCAAGTTATTGGTTTACTATACTTTTAAGTTTTAGCCACCGACcaagttccaaaattttcaCTTGATGAGGTTGTGTATtgcaaaaataatcaaattaataataagtacctcaatgtaaatataattaGATTTGCATGGACCACGGAATGCTATTGGCCTCAGTAAGAATGTCTTGGCTGCTGGTATGATGAGACGAGATGTGCCTGATTTGCTATTACACACATCTTTCCATGCTTTCAGAAAAGcctattgaaaaaaatattatagcataaactttaaattattttatcacaTTTGGAATTTagcaaatgaaataattaaagtATTTTGAGGCAACTAAATAAAATGGTGAGAGATCATAATTAATTTACAGGAGAATCATTGGTTTTTCCATCTCCAACTGCTCCATATTGCAATACATTGAAAGTTGTTGTGATACTCAATCCAAGTTTAAACATACTTAGAATCATTAACAATGTGAAAAAATACTCCTGTAtgaaattaacattttattgtaagtgcttttgattaaaaataaataaatcaacacacataatgatatatatatatatatatatatatatatatatatatatatatgtttgataatgtgaaaaaatgataaaaggaGGACTATGTATTATCCTAACCATTGTATGAAACATTGTTGTACTTTTGAACAAGGTATTTCACACCCTCAAAGACTATGTAACATGTCTCACATTTTGCTTCTATTTATAACGGTGATAGATGAAGGGGTATTATTAGGAAATACATTTTAgaagttaaataaataattgcttctctttattgataaaataaaacaacttaCAATTAAAGTTTATTTTCAACTAGATACTAACTTAGTCAGCATAATGTTCGTAGAGTGGATCAATTGAGACATATTAAAGGGTTGTGGAAAATTAAAATTCACACAAGCTAGTTGGAAAAACACATGGCTTATGGAAATTTTCACAGTTAGCACATGAAGCAAATGTCCATACATACGTTATCTTATGTACGTATCTTGATTTGCTTCTTAATTTACACTCAATGGTAAACTTCtgtaaatatatattgttaacGTAGTTGGGATGAAAAAGTTCATCTACTTTGATTTCAAATCACGTTAATTATCTTATAGAGACATTGGAAAGGAGATGATCAATATGGTCGGCCCTTAATAAGGGAAGAAATATGCATGACTTCAATGCAAAATGAAATTGTTGAgcttaagaaaatatttttgcttGTACATTATTTTCAAGATACGTACGGACTAATTGTCCTCACTTTCTTATGAACTAAGgttaatttcttaaaatattcatttatcaTTATATTTAATCTAGAAgcttaattattcttttttcatAATGAAAATTACTTATATGGTCATAAATATTTGGGCACAACATTTGGAGTTTGGACACACATTAAAatacatttcatttaattatttaaaaatacaagtcATGAGTGATAGAACATGCTATGAGAAAAGTAAGAAAGCATGAATCCTGCAGCGTTATGAGGTTGAGATAATAGAAACTCTTAATGAGATCTATACTCTATGTGGAGTGGAGTACATAACTAAAGGAGTACTCTTGATAGACTCGCCTATACAAATGTGGAACTAACTAAGGCCGGTTCCTATGGGATTCGAGGCAGAATACCTAGAGCGTTCGTTAAAACTGAGATAGACGTGCAGGGCCATAAACGCACGGGCTTTTAGAACACACCTTAGGAAATGGTTTGTGTGTGGGTTCTATGTCTAAGATAGAGTTCAATGTTGTAAGCAACTCTTGTTAATTGGAATATTATCCGCTATGTAAAGATTCAAGTTGTGGACGACACCTTTGTTTATTAGCAACCTTATAGAAACGTTTTGACGTTATTattgaaaccattttttaaattcaagtgggggattgttggaacaccaatttattaaattttgatctagtgttgtgtgaattgaaaaaaatagaacttggaggtcccacataaaatagaacacacacattagtatTGTTTAAATAGTGgtgtttaattttaaatacctgataatgataataataattattattattattccttATTCATGGATATCACTTCTCATAATTTTAGGTTATGTTTGTTGTGATAAGATTGAAAATCCAACTGAATTTTCTATCTTTCCTTCATTAGTTTGTTTCATCTAATCTTGTgggtttgttgtttttttttgaacttaTCCGATTAGTTTGTTACTTGAGCTTATCTGCATTGAGTTGTTGGGAAATTATAGATCAAATGAACAAGTAAATTTAACTTGGAAACCATTAACCATTTGCGAAATAAACTCATCATTAACGACCAATTGGTAGTGGTTCTGAGTTTGTGAATTATAATCCCGTATTGCCAAAGTGGCACATTTGGTTATCCTATCCTTTTTGGTAGGATCTTTGATCTCATTAAAATCTGATAGAAAAGTagagaaaggaaaaattaaTCATAGATGATTAAATTAGCTACAATGGAACACATTATCATGTTATTAATCATCTTCCAACAAGAATATATATCCATTGAATTGCAGCAGGGAATGAATAGTGAATCAACATAACCAACAGACTCACCACTTGATTGAAGAACTGAGCTTCTTCTTCTGCGGGGTTTCAGAGCAGCAGAGGACGAAGGAGGATGTTGCATTTTTTGATGTACGTCTGAGAGAGAATAATAAAGAAGAAGcaattatgaattatgatatttaaAGAAGAAATTAGTGATAAGTGTGAATTCCTTCCACTTAACTAAGCAATCAAAATAATTCCAATGCCCAAACCTTCAGTTATAGTCCAATTGCTATCTACGCCACTCTTGCATCAAATCAACACCCAACATATACTCCAATGGTCAAAAGCTTAGGATTCTCCCATAAATCATAACGCTTCTGACAATCGGTAACTACCCAACGTTCGACGGTTACTGAATTATGTCGTTGGTAAGGGATCTCCAACGGCTCTGCCACCATGATTATGAGGCTCTATGACAACACCTATAAACGCAACCCTTCGTTGTTCCATCAGTTACGCAATCTTCCTATCTTAAAATCTCTCATTTTTTGCTTTCTTATTAACTTAAACATCAGAGTGCTTGCATGTACCCTAAACTCGTAATCAACGTCGTTGATGCTTGTTGCATACTGTTCTCCTGATCAAAACAGATCAACTATGTAATGGTTGCAATTTATTTATCCTCCCTTTGTTTATTCCACACCATTAATTGATTGGTTATGTTTATTTTGAAAGGTCTTTGTGTTGTTTGGTTATTTTAATTAAGTGATGTTGCAACACATTAttacaactttattttttacgTTAACAATACATACAAACAAAACACTTTGTTATAATATTCATAAAAGctcaacaaaaaattgttttaacccTTTGATTTCAAGGGAAAGGGAGATCATAATAATCCAGAGTTTGATCTATAATTgttccataaaaaaatagaacTCGGTTTCTCCATAACGATCCTTCCTTAGATGAACTCAGATAAGTAAAATCTCATcccatgttttattttttaatgtactATTTTCATACAAAGAGGACttcatttcacaaaataaaaattagctagACTTCATGACCAAACAGTCTCTCAAAATATCACATGGTATATATAATGTGGAATTAACACAGACAGTAAAACCTACAAACAAACATTTCCATATAAAAGAAGGGCTTATAGAAGGACCACTAATCCCGCATATAACAGAGGGTTTCACAGTTGGAAAACTACATTATTATCTTATTCATAAACTAAGAAGATCAACTACACTAGAgtgcagcagcagcagcagtagCAGTAGCAGTGGAGGGTAAGTAACCACGACAATAATCAAAACCATACCAAACACCATTAGGGATAAAAGCATTGTAGTAAAAAGTAGCAGGTTGGTAGTTATGGGTATATACTGTCACACTCTCTGGTTTCCAACCATCGTATCCGGACCTGTATAAATACAGATAGCATATCGGGTATGTACA
Proteins encoded in this window:
- the LOC11430694 gene encoding uncharacterized protein: MNTTLPVKRQFDDNNSLKISNKKSKTSLNINKKPGKSADNSFSMLRKELASLKKSFAECNGQQVEERRLRSIKRDIEKCCEELENMETQVKEFETEKNILDGQVNEFESKKGELEGLLRDFESEKTNFERRQKEFESKEKEFEIRVMEFQSKEEEFKVQVKVLFEAKEEKFEVKMQQFENQVEDNLKSVKALELKENQIEVQIKDLKSKLNNFGGQPKELELTEKQHDEEKEFDTSYMDDDGASEEIDILDNLRESSDPAKIVLDIILNPIIPLPKKGDKAVIIDDESRIYLLEKLMTISPNIKPCVRDEALKLARELKANMKENTENYLEVLGFLLILSIYGLHTYFDEDEV
- the LOC11431564 gene encoding probable polygalacturonase At1g80170, with the protein product MFHTMEYFFTLLMILSMFKLGLSITTTFNVLQYGAVGDGKTNDSPAFLKAWKDVCNSKSGTSRLIIPAAKTFLLRPIAFRGPCKSNYIYIELSGNIIAPKTKSEYSGSPINTWIGFSFVNGLIISGKGTVDGRGSMWWKQPCIGNPPPGTSCRPPTAITLNRCYRFQIKGYTSINPARSHITLTSCKKGIISNIRLIAPGESPNTDGIDISASRDIQVLNSFIATGDDCIAISAGSSVIKITAITCGPGHGISIGSLGARGDTDIVEDVHVKNCTLTETLTGVRIKTKQGGGGFARRITFENIKFVRAHNPIWIDQFYCVNQMVCRNMTKAIKVSDVTYRGISGTSLTDKAINLNCDQNVGCSNLVFDRVYVRSAVPKMKVFSFCHNAHGRASHTKPILNCLLK